GCACCCCCTTCGTTCACGACTGCGGGGCTCACTGGGCAGCACCCCCGGTGTTGAGGAGCGGACCCGGACGGTCGGCGGCGTCGGCCGCGACCGGGGCGGCCGTGGCCGCGGAGACGCGCACCACCGCTCCGGACGTCGCGCCGAGGCTGCGCCGCACGGTCGAACCGGGCGAGTTGGTGGGCAGCCAGACGACGCCGTCCGGCATCTCGGTGATCGCCACCGGCAGGGTCAGCGCCCCCCGGTCGGTGCCCACCGTCACCGGGTCGCCGTCGGCGACCCCCAGCGTCTCGGCGGTGCCCTTGCCCAGCCGGACCAGCGGCAGCCGGGCCGTGCCGCCCAGGATCTCGTCGCCGTCGGTGAGGCTGCCCAGGTCGACGAGCTGGTGCCAGGTGGCCAGCACCGCCTCGCCCGCGCCCGGCTGCGGCGCCGGCTGCGGCGCGACCGACGGGGTGGCGGGACGGTCGGTCCGGGTGGCCGGCAGCGCGCCCAGCTCCCGGCGGACGCTCAGCACGTCCCCGGTGCCGAGGGTGACCCCGAGCCGGGCGGCGAGCGCGTCGAGCACCCGGCCGTCGGCCATCGCCGGGGTCTGCAACACCGCGTCGAACGGCCGCAGCCGACCCTCCCAGTCCAGGAAGCTGCCGGCCTTCTCGACCACCGGGGCGACCGGGAAGACCACGTCGGCCCGCCGGGCCACCGCGCTCATCCGCAGCTCCAGGCTGACCAGGAACGGCACCTCGTCGAGGGCCTGCTCGGCCAGCCGCGGGTCGGCCAGGTCGGCCGGGTCGACCCCGGCCACCACCAGCGCGCCCAGCTTGCCGGCCGCGGCGTCGGCGACGATCCGGTCGGTGTCCCGGCCCGCCTGGCTGGGGATGACCCCGGCCGCGATGTCCCACGCCTCGCCCAGCTCGGCGCGGGCCGCCGGCTCGGTGACCAGCCGACCGCCCGGGAGGAGGTTCGGCAGGCAGCCGGTGTCCACCGCGCCCCGGTCACCCGCGCGCCGCGGCACCCAGGCCAGCTTCGCGCCGGTACGCCGGGCCACGTCGGCGGCGGCCGACAGGCCACCGGGGACGCTGGCCAGTCGCTCGCCGACGATCAGGATCGCGCCCGGCGTGCTGAGCGCCTCGCTTACCGTGTCGTGCTCGGCCAGCAGCAGCGCCTCCTCGCCGGGCACCACCCGGGCGAGCTTCGCGCCGAGCTTCTCCAGGCCACGGGTGGCGAACGGCGCGAGCGCGTACACCGTGAGCTTCTTCTTCAGGTACGCCTTGCGCAGCCGCAGGAAGAGGATCGGGCACTCCTCCTCCGGCTCCAGACCGGCCAGCACCACCGCCGGGGCGTTCTCCACGTCCGCGTAGGTGACGTCGGTGATCCCGGCGACGTCGCTGGCCAGGAACTCGGTCTCCTCGCGGGAGACCGGCCGGGCCCGGAAGTCGATGTCGTTGGTGTTCAGCACCACCCGGGCGAACTTCGCGTACGCGTAGGCGTCCTCGACGGTCAGCCGGCCGCCGGTGAGCACCGCCGCGCCCTGACCGCCGTCACGGGCCGCGGCCAGCCCCTCGGCGGCCACGGTGAGCGCCTCGCTCCAGGACGCCTCGCGCAGCTCACCGGTCTTCGTGTCCCGTACCAGCGGGGTGGTGATCCGGTCGAAGGCGCGGGTGTACTGGAAGCCCCACCGCCCCTTGTCGCAGTTCCACTCCTCGTTGACCTGCGGGTCGTCGCCGGCCAGCCGGCGCAGCACCTTGCCCCGCCGCCAGTCGGTGCGCTGCGCGCAACCGGCCGAGCAGTGCTCGCAGACGCTCGGGGTGGAGACCAGGTCGAACGGGCGGGCCCGGAACCGGTACTGGGCGCCGGTGAGCGCGCCGACCGGGCAGATCTGCACGGTGTTGCCGGAGAAGTACGAGTTGAACGGCACGTCGCCGGCGTCCTCGCCGTCGGGCGCCCCGTACGCCTCGTCCCGGTAGATGTTGATCTCCTCGGCGGAGGAGCGGCCCATCAGGTCGATGAACTTGTCCCCGGCGATCTCCTCGGAGAAGCGGGTGCAGCGCTGGCAGAGCACGCAGCGCTCCCGGTCCAGCAGGACCTGGGTGGAGATGTTCAGCGGCTTGGGGTACTCCCGCTTGTGCTCGTGGAAGCGGGAGTCGGTCCGGCCGGTGGACATCGCCTGGTTCTGCAGCGGGCACTCACCGCCCTTGTCACACATCGGGCAGTCGAGCGGGTGGTTGACCAGGAGCAGCTCCATGATCCCCTCCTGCGCCTTCTGGGCGACCGGAGAGGTGAGCTGGGTCCGGACCACCATGCCCTCGGCCACCGGCTGGGTGCAGGAGGCGACCGGCTTGCGCTGCCCCTCCACCTCGACCAGGCACTGCCGGCACGCGCCGGCCGGGGCCAGCAGTGGGTGGTCGCAGAACCGCGGGATCTCGGTGCCCATCTGCTCGGCCACCCGGATCAGCAGCGCGCCCTTCGGCGCGGTGACCTGGACACCGTCGATGGTCAGCGTGACGGTCTCGGTCTGCTTCGCTACGTCGGTCACTGCGCCAGCCTTTCGCTCGCGACTGCGGGGCTCGCTCCGCTCACTCCTCGCGCTCGCATCAGCCGCTCTCCATTCGCGACTGCGGGACTCGCAAGCTCGTTCCTCGCGCTCATCAGTGCGCCCCCACCAGGGTCTTCTCCGACAGCTTCGGAGCGGTGCGGCCCTCGATGTAGTCGAGGTAGTCCTGCTTGAAGTACTTCAGCGAGGAGGTGACCGGGCTGGTCGCGCCGTCACCCAGACCGCAGAACGAGCGGCCGAGGATGTTGTCGCAGGTGTCGAGCAGGGTGTCCAGGTCCTCGTGGGTGCCCTGACCGGCGAGGATCCGCCGGTACACCCGGACCATCCAGAAGTTGCCCTCCCGGCACGGGGTGCACTTGCCGCACGACTCGTGGTGGTAGAACTCCAGCCACCGGTACGTCGCGTAGACCGGGCAGTCCTGGTCGGAGAAGATCTGGGTGGCCGTGGTGCCGAGGATCGACCCGGCCGCCGCGACGCCCTCGAAGTCCAGCGGGACGTCCAGGTGCTCGGCGGTGAGCAGCGGGGTCGACGAGCCGCCCGGGGTCCAGAACTTCAGGTTGTGCCCCGGCAGCATCCCGCCGGCCAGCTCGATCAGCTCACGCAGGGTGATGCCCAGGCCGCACTCGTACTGACCCGGGTCGGCGATCCGGCCGGAGAGCGAGTAGATCATCGGGCCGGCGGACTTCTCCGTGCCCATGCTCTTCCACCAGTCCGCCCCGCCCAGCACGATGTACGGCACGCTGGCGATGGTGCCGACGTTGTTGACCACCGTCGGGCAGGCGTACAGGCCGTGCGTGGCCGGGAACGGCGGACGCAGCCGCGGCTGGCCCCGGAAACCCTCCAGGGAGTCCAGCAGCGCCGTCTCCTCGCCGCAGATGTACGCGCCGGCCCCGCCGTGCACCACCAGGTCCAGGTCGAAGCCGGAGCCGAGGATGTTCCGGCCGAGGAAACCCTTCGCGTACGCCTCCCGCACCGCGTTGCGCAGCCGGCGGGCGGCGTGCACCGCCTCGCCGCGGATGTAGATGTACGCCCGGTTGGCGCGGATCGCGTACGACGCGATGATCACGCCCTCGACCAGCGAGTGCGGGTCGTGCGTCATCAACGGCAGGTCCTTGCAGGTGCCCGGCTCGCCCTCGTCGGCGTTGACCACGAGGTAGTGCGGCTTGCCGTCGCCCTGCGGGATGAAGCCCCACTTCAGGCCGGTCGGGAAGCCCGCGCCGCCCCGGCCGCGCAGGCCGGAGTCCTTGACGAGCTGGATCAGGTCGTCGGGGTGCGCCTTGAGCGCCTTGCGCAGGGCGGCGTAGCCGTCCAGCTTCTGGTAGGTGTCGATCCGCCACGCGTCCGGCGACAGCCACCGCTTGGTGAGCACCGGGGTGAGCTTGGCCAGGGTCTCCGGCCGAGGCGTCGTCACTTGTTGGCCTCCGCTTCCTTGAGGGAGCGCTCCTGCGCGTCGGCGTCGTCGCCGGCGGGCTTGGCGTCCCCGGCCGGCGGGTTGGCCGCCGCGCCGGCGGCCTCCGCCTCCCGGGCGTCCCGGGCGGCCGGCGGAGCGCCGTCGACCGGGACCTTGGTGCCCGGCGCGTCCGGCACGGCGGTCCGCGCGTCCGGCTGCCGGGTCTCGGCGGCACGCACCTCGGGCGACTTGTCGTCCGGGGCCTTCACGTCCGGGGCGGTGCTGCCGCTGGCCCCCGCCGGCGTCGCCGGCTCACCGGCCGGCGCGGGCCGACCCGCCTGCGCCTTCTCGGCCTCCGCCTTGGCCTTCGCCTCGGCGGCGGCCCGGTCGGCCTCGGCCTTGCTGCGGATCGGGGTGCTCGGGTCGAAGCCCGGCACCGAGATGCCGTGCTGCTGGGCCAGGCGCAGCCCACGCAGGGTCGGCTCGCCGGGGCCGCCGTCGGCGACCGCGCCGTCCCGCTCGTCGGCGAAGCCGGCCAACTGCACCGACATCTCCTTCAGGGTGCAGAGCCGGGCGCCCCGGGTCGGCATCGGTCGGCCGCCCGCGCGCAGCTCCTCGACCACGCCCAGCGCGGTCTGCGGGTCGACGCCGTCGAAGAAGTCGTAGTTGACAGTCATCACCGGGCCGTAGTCGCAGGCCGCGAGGCACTCGGCATGCTCCAGGGTGATCGTCCCGTCGGCGGTGGTCTCGTCGTGACCGACGCCCAGGTGCTCGGCGAGGGTGTCGTAGACCTCCTGGCCGCCCAGCACGTTGCACATCGTGTTGGTGCAGACGCTGACCAGGTAGTCGCCGGTCGGCCGGCGCTTGTACATGGTGTAGAAGGTGGCGACCGCGCCGACCTGGGCCTTGTTCAGGCCGAGCGCCTCGGCGCAGAACTCCACGCCGGCCGGGGAGACGTAACCCTCCTCGGACTGCACCAGGTGCAGCAGCGGCAGCAGCGCCGACCGCGACCGGTCGGCCGGGTAGCGGGAGATGATCTCGCGCGCCCGCGCCCGAGTCTCGTCGGTGAAAACACTCATCAACGTCGCCTTCCGTTCGCGGCCGCGCCGTCCTCTGCCCGCGACTGCGGGGCTCGCTCCGCTCGCTCCTCGCGCAGGTGCCTGGTGCTCCGCTTCGCTTCGCTCCTCGCGCTCACCGGTCACAACCGCCCATCACGGGGTCCAGCGAGGCGCCACCGGCGATCACGTCGGCGATCAGGCCGCCCTCGGCCATCGCCGGGAGGGCCTGGAGGTTGACGAAGCTCGGCTCCCGGTAGTGCACCCGGTACGGCCGGGTGCCGCCGTCGGAGACCGCGTGCACGCCCAGCTCGCCGCGCGGCGCCTCGATCGCCACGTAGACCTGGCCCGGCGGGACCCGGAAGCCCTCGGTGACCAGCTTGAAGTGGTGGATCAGGGACTCCATCGACTGCCCCATGATCTTGGCGACGTGCTCCAGGGAGTTGCCCATGCCGTCCACGCCGATGGCGAGTTGCGCGGGCCAGGCGATCTTCTTGTCGGCGACCATCACCGGGCCGGGCCGCAGCCGGTCGAGCGCCTGCTCGACCAGCTTCAACGACTCCCGGATCTCGGCCAGCCGGACCTGGTAGCGGCCCCAGACGTCGCCGTCCGGGTGGGTCGGCACGTCGAACTCGTACGTCTCGTAGCCGCAGTACGGCTCGGTCTTGCGCAGGTCCCAGGGGAGCCCGGCGGAGCGCAGCACCGGCCCGGTCACGCCGAGCGCGAGACAGGCGGTGACGTCGAGGACGGCGACGTCCCGCGTCCGCTCGACCCAGATCGGCTGCCCGGAGAGGAGGTCCTCGTACTCCTTGAGCTTCTCCGGCATCATCTTCAGGAACTTGCGGATCTTGACGATCGCGTCGTCCGGCACGTCCTGGGCGACCCCGCCCGGCCGGACGTACGCGTGGTTCATCCGCAGGCCGGTGATGCTCTCGAAGATGTCGAGGATGTACTCCCGCTCGCGGAAGCCGTACAGCATGATCGAGATCGCGCCCAGCTCCATGCCGGTGGTGGCCAGCCAGACCAGGTGCGAGGAGATCCGGTTCAGCTCCATCATCAGCACCCGGATCACCGTGGCCCGCTCGGTGATGTCGTCGGTGATGCCGAGCAGCTTCTCCACCGCCAGCGCGTACGCCGTCTCGTTGAAGATCGGGGCGAGGTAGTCCATCCGGGTCACGAAGGTGGAGCCCTGCACCCAGTTGCGGTACTCGAGGTTCTTCTCGATGCCGGTGTGCAGGTAGCCGACGACCGACCGCGCCTCGCGGACGGTCTCGCCCTCCAACTCCAGGATCAGCCGCAGCACCCCGTGCGTGGACGGGTGCTGCGGACCCATGTTGACCACGATCCGCTCGTCGTTGATCGGGTCCGTGGCGGAGACGATGGTGTCCCAGTCCCCGCCGGTGACGGTGAAGACCCTGCCCTCGGTCGTCTCGCGCTCGGTGGCGTAGCTCGGGGTGCTCACTGGTACGACCTCCGCTGGTCCGGCGGTGGGATCTCCGCGCCCTTGTACTCGACGGGCACGCCGCCGAGCGGGTAGTCCTTGCGCTGCGGGTGCCCCTCCCAGTCGTCCGGCATGAGGATCCGGGTCAGGTTGGGGTGGCCGTCGAAGACGACGCCGAACATGTCGTACGCCTCCCGCTCCTGCCAGTCGGCGGTCGGGTAGACGGCGGTCACGCTCGGCAGGTGCGGGTCCTCGGCGGAGACGGCGGCCTCCAGCCGCACCCGACGGCGGTACGTCATCGAGGTGAGGTGGTAGACCACGTGCAGCCGACGCCCGTCCGAGCCCAGGTAGTCCACCCCGGAGACCGAGGAGCACAGCTCGAAGCGCAGGGCCAGGTCGTCCCGCATCACCTGGCAGACCTCGGCGATCTTCTCCGGCCGGACGTGCAGGGTGAGCTCGCCCCGGTCCACCACGACCTTCTCGATCGCGTCCTGGAACCCGGGGTACGCCTCCTCCAGCGCGTCGCGCACCTCGTCGAAGTAGCTCCCGTACGGGCGTGGGGCCTCCTCGATGGTCTGCCGCGACCGGACCAGCCCGCCGAAGCCGGAGGTGTCACCGGAGCCCTGGATGCCGAACATGCCGCGACCGGCCGGGCTGGCCGGCGGGTACTCGGCCGGCGCCCCGGTGCTGGCCCCGGCCGGCGCCACCGGAACCGGCACCCCACCGTCGTCGATCCTGTCGTTCGGAGCCGTCATTTGATGCCCCCGTGCGGGTGGAGGTGGTTCTGGGCGTTCATCCAGTTCTCGATCCGGAGCTGTTCCTCGCGCCCCTCCTTGACGGCCTGCGTCCAGGCGGCGCGCCGGGCCTTGTCCTCGCGGTAGGACGACGGCATCGAGCCGTACGGCACCACCGGCACGTCACCGCGGGCCTGGCGGGCCTCCAGCATCTTGCGGCCGTTCGGGCCGAGCGGCTCGTGGCCGATCTTCTCGCGGAGCTTGAGGATCGCGTCGATGAGCATCTCCGGCCGGGGCGGGCAGCCGGGGAGGTACATGTCGACCGGGACGACGTGGTCGACGCCCTGCACGATGGCGTAGTTGTTGAACATGCCGCCGCTGCTGGCGCAGACGCCCATCGAGAGCACCCACCGGGGCTCGGCCATCTGGTCGTAGATCTGCCGCAGCACCGGGGCCATCTTCTGGCTCACCCGGCCGGCGACGATCATCAGGTCCGCCTGGCGGGGCGAGGCCCGGAAGACCTCCATGCCCCAGCGGCCCATGTCGTAGTGCGGGCCGCCGGCGGCCATCATCTCGATGGCGCAGCAGGCCAGGCCGAAGGTGGCTCCCCAGACCGAGGACTTCCGCGACCAGTTGACCAGCTTCTCCACCGAGGTCAGCAGGATGCCGGCGGGAAGCTTCTCCTCGATACCCATCTGAGCTTCCTCCCTCAGTCCCAGTCCAGGCCGCCGCGCCGCCACACGTAGGCGTACGCGACGAAGACCGCGATGATGAACAGGACCATCTCCACGAAGCCGAAGATCGGCAGGGCGTCGAACGAGACCGCCCAGGGGTAGAGGAAGATGATCTCGATGTCGAAGACGATGAAGAGCATCGCCGTCAGGTAGAACTTGATCGGGAACCGACCGCCGCCGACCGGTGGCGGGCTCGGCTCGATGCCACACTCGTACGCTTCGAGCTTGGCCTTGTTGTAGCGGCGCGGGCCGGTCAGGCGGGCGGCGGCGATCGAAAAGAGCGCGAACGCCGCAGCGAGGGCGAACAGCCCGATGATGGGTGCGTAAGGCGAGAGCGTCATCGTGGTCTCCTGCTCGTCCTTCCCTGCCCTCGGTGGTTGGCGTCGGTGGCTGGCGTAGGGGTCGGCGTCGGGTGGTTGGCGAAATCACACTATTAACTTCACCTCCGGCAACTGTTACCGGGGGGTGTCCTAGACCGCTGGCGCCGCCTTCGTCATCGCGTTGATGACCCGGTCCATCGCGTCACCGCCGCGCGGATCGGTCAGGTTGGCCAGCAGCTTGAGCACGAAGCGCATCAGCATCGGGTGCGGCATGCCGTGCCGGGTGGCGATCCGCATGATCTCGGGACGGCCGATCAGCTTCACGAAGATGCCGCCGAGCCGGTAGTAGCCGCCGAACCGCGCCTTCAGCTCCGCCGGGTAGGCCGTCAGCGCCCGCTCGCGCAGCACGCCGGCCGGCCGGGCGAGCGCCTGCGCCGCGATCTCCGCGGCGATCTCGCCGGACTCCATCGCGTACGCGATGCCCTCGCCGTTGAACGGGTTGACCATGCCGCCGGAGTCACCGACCAGCAGCACGCCCCGGGTGTAGTGCGGCACCCGGTTGAAGCCCATCGGCAACGCCGCGCCGAGGATCGGCCCCTCGGCGTTCGCCTCGTCGGTCATCCCCCAGTCGGCAGGCGTGTTCGCCAGCCAGTCGGTGAGCAGCCGGCGGTAGTTGGTCTTGCCGAAGGCGGAGGAGGAGTTCAGCACGCCCAGGCCCACGTTGACCCGGCCGTCACCGAGACCGAAGATCCAGCCGTACCCGGGCAGCAGCGCGTCGCTGCCCTTGCTGCGCAGCTCCAGCCACGACTCCAGGTAGTCGTCGTCGTGTTTGGCCGGGGACCGGTAGTAGCGCCGGACCGCGACGCCGATCGGGCGGTCCTCCCGCTTGGTCAGGCCGAGCGCCAGCGGGAACCGGCCGGAGACGCCGTCGGCGGCGACCACCAGCGGGGCGTGGAAGCTGGCCGGGGCCTTGTCCGGGCCGACCTCGGCGGTCACCCCGGTCACCCGGCCGTCGTCGTCGAGCACCGGCTCGATCACGTTCACGCCGGTACGCAGCTCGGCGCCGGCCGCCACGGCCCGGCGGGCGAGCAGGTCGTCGAAGTCCAGCCGGGTGCGCACCAGACCGTAGTTGGGGAAGCTGGCCAGATCGGGCCAGTCGAGCTCCAGCCGGAGACCGCCGCCGATGACCCGCAGACCCCGATTGGGCAGCCAACCCGCCTCGGGGGAGGTGTCCACCCCCATCCGGATCAACTGACGGACCGCCCGGGGGGTCAGCCCGTCGCCGCAGACCTTCTCCCGGGGGAACTCGGTCTTCTCTAGCAGCAGCACCCGCACCCCGTGGCGCGCCAGGTGGTACGCGGTCGCCGAGCCGCCGGGTCCGGCGCCCACGACGATCACGTCGGCGTCACGCTCGACCGTCGTCATCCGGGCCTCCTCCCCTACGCTCGTGAAATGCTTCACAAGCCAACGGAGAGGAGTCTATGACCGTCGCTACCACCAGCCGTGCTTAGGTGACCCTAACTTGCCTGGAGGGCGGGTTTTCGGGCCCTGACCAGTAACTCAGGGGTGACCGGGAGTCGCCGGATCCAGCCCGACGTCCAGCCGGATCGCCTCGGGGAACTGGTCCCGCAGCGCCCCGCCGGCCGCCCGGTCCAGCGCGCTGAGCACCTCGGCCACGACCTGACGGACGGTCGCCGGATCGGCCCCGGCGAGCTGCCGCAACTGGGCGACGAGTTCCCGGGTGTCGTCCTCGTCGACGGTGGCCACCGCGTCCGCTTCGTCTGCTCCGGTCATGGCGGACAGCCTACGACGACAAACCCCCCCAAAAACGGATAACCGCGAATATGAGCGACGCGCCGCCCCACGTCCCCGCGTCGAGCGAGCGCGCCATATCCAGGAGGTGGGGGCCTCCGACGGCATCGACACCGCTACTTCCGTGAAACAGCGACCGCGCGTGGGTGGGCGGGTCGGTGGAGGGCCGAGGGGGGAGTGACCGGGTCTGATCAGTCGCGGGTCGCGCGGTGCAGGGCCGTGACGCCACCGGTCAGGTTGCGCCACGCCACCCGGCGCCAGCCGGCCGCGCCGATCCGGGCCGCCAGCGCCGGCTGGTCCGGCCAGGCCCGGATCGACTCCGCCAGGTAGACGTAGGCGTCCGGGTTGCTGGACACCGCCCGCGCCACCGCCGGCAACGACCGCATCAGGTACGACAGGTAGGCCGTACGGAAGGCGGCGTTCGTCGGCGAGGAGAACTCGCACACCACCAGCCGTCCGCCCGGCCGGGTGACCCGGGCCAGCTCACGCAGGGCCGCGTCCGGGTCCGTCACGTTACGCAGGGCGAACGAGATGGTCACCGCGTCGAAGGTGGCGTCGGCGAACGGCAGCCGCAGCGCGTCCCCGGCCAGCAGCGGCACCCGGGGACGGACCTGACGGCCGGCGGCCAGCATGCCCAGGCTCAGGTCGGCGCCCACCGCGTACGCCCCGGAGTGGGCCAGCTCCTCGGTGGAGACCCCGGTGCCGGCCCCCACGTCCAGCACCCGCTGCCCCGGGCGCAGCTCCAGCGCGGCCCTGGTCGCCCGCCGCCAGAAGCGGTCCTGACCGAAGGAGAGCACCGTGTTCGTCAGGTCGTAACGGGCGGCCACGCCGTCGAACATCGTGGCGATCTCGTGCGGCTGCTTGTCCAGACCGGCGCGCTGGCCCTGCGGGGTACGGCTCATCCCTCCACTCTGCCAGCCGCGCCGACCCACCGGCCGGCCGGGCCGGCCGGCGCGGACGAACGCCGGACCGGACCAACGCCGGCGCGGACCACCGTGGGGGCGGACGAACGCCGGACCGGACCAACGCCGGACCGGACCACCGTGGGGGCGGACGAACGCGGGGCCGGACGGAGGTGATGGTCACCCCGGCCGGCCCCGCGTTCGCGCGTCAGGCGGTCAGGCGGTCGGCCGCTCGTCGTCCGGAGTCACCAGGAGCACCCGGCGACGGCGGGACACCAGGAACATGACGCCGCCGGCGAGCAGCACCGCCCCACCGATCCCGCCGATCAGCCCGGCCTGGACACCGGTCACCGGCAGGCCACCGTCGTCGCCGTCACCGCCGCCGACGCCACCGTCGCCACCGTCGCCACCGTCGCCACCGGTCCCCGGCGAGGGGCTCGACGAGGGGCCCGGGGAGACCGTCGGCTCACCGGTCGGGGTCGGCGACGGGCCGGGGCCGGCCGACAGGTCGACGAACACGTCGAAGACGGCGCTGTTGTCACCCGGGTCCACCTCGGTGAAGGTACGGCGCTGGGTCGCGTCGGCGGCCCGCGGCTGCTCCAGCGGCTGGCCCGCGGCGGCCTGGCTGAGGCCGTACGCGAAGATGTTGCCGACCCGGAGCACCGGCTCGGTGACGTCCTCGGCGACCTTCACCCGGATCGTGTCGGTGTAGTACTGACCCGGCTTGAGCACCACCGCGCGGTCCTCGCAGAACGCCTGGGCCGCGCCGTCGAGGTCCTGCCGCACGCAGGTGGCCGGCAGCTCGGCGAAGCTGACCCCGACGGGCAGGGTGACGCCGTAGAAGACGCCGGTCGCCCGTCGGCTGCCGCCGTTGTAGACCGCCCAGTCCAGCGGGGCGGTCTGGCCGGGCCGCACCGGCATCAGGCCGGTCTCGTCGGCGGCGCCGTCGACCTCGACGTCGGCGTACACGTCCTGGGCCCAGGTGACCAGGTCGTACCCGGGCCGGGTGACGGTCAGGTCGACGTCGACGCTGTTGTCGTCGCGCTCCGGGTCGGCGGTCTCCGAGCCGACGGTCACGCTCAGCGTGCCGGCGTCGCCCCGGGTCGTCTTGCTGAACAGCGGGATGACGAAGTTCTCGCTGGTGCCGGCAGCCAGGTCACCCAGGACGCAGGACCAGACGGCCACCCGCTGCCGCTGGCAGCCCTCCGGCACGACGAAGCCGACCTTCTTCCGGTCGACCTTGCGGGCGTCCACGCTGACGGTGACGTCGCGGGCGTCGACCGTGCCGCGGGTGTTGTCCACGGTGAACACGAACGGCTTGGCCTTCGCCTCGGTGACGCCCCGGGCGAGCTGGGTGCTGACCGGCACGAGAGCGAGGTCAGCCTGGTCGGCGGCGTACGCCGGGGCGCCGACCGCGACCAGGCCCGCGGTGAGCAGGGTGACGGCGCCGGCTCGGGCCAGCGCCGGAAGATTGCGCAGTGTCATCGTTCCCTCGGGGTTGGGAGCTGCGGGGACCTTCCTGCGGATCTCAGGAAGGCGGTCCCTGTAGACAGTGGACGGAGAGACAACCGGGGCGGGATGGTCGCCCATCCCGCCCCCGTCGCGGTGCGTTATGTGAACGGCCCTCCTGGGCCGATGGATGACGACCGTCAGGCGGTCGGCCGCTCGTCGCCCGGGGTCACCAGGACCACCCGACGACGGCGGGACACCAGGAACATGACGCCACCGGCGAGCAGCACGGTCCCGCCGATGCCGCCGATCAGGCCGGCCTGCGGACCGGTCACCGGCAGGCCACCCTCGTCGCCGTCACCGCCGCCGGCGCCGCCCGTGGCGGCGACGACGACCGCGTACCCGTCGGTGTTGTCGCTGGCGTCGACGTCGGCGCCGGACATGCCGGTCGCGTTCGCCGGCAGGTTCTTGGCCTCCTTGGTGAAGGCCTTGACGCCCCGCTCGGGCAGGATGCCCTCGACGGTGACGCTGCCGCC
The sequence above is a segment of the Micromonospora sp. WMMD882 genome. Coding sequences within it:
- a CDS encoding geranylgeranyl reductase family protein, yielding MTTVERDADVIVVGAGPGGSATAYHLARHGVRVLLLEKTEFPREKVCGDGLTPRAVRQLIRMGVDTSPEAGWLPNRGLRVIGGGLRLELDWPDLASFPNYGLVRTRLDFDDLLARRAVAAGAELRTGVNVIEPVLDDDGRVTGVTAEVGPDKAPASFHAPLVVAADGVSGRFPLALGLTKREDRPIGVAVRRYYRSPAKHDDDYLESWLELRSKGSDALLPGYGWIFGLGDGRVNVGLGVLNSSSAFGKTNYRRLLTDWLANTPADWGMTDEANAEGPILGAALPMGFNRVPHYTRGVLLVGDSGGMVNPFNGEGIAYAMESGEIAAEIAAQALARPAGVLRERALTAYPAELKARFGGYYRLGGIFVKLIGRPEIMRIATRHGMPHPMLMRFVLKLLANLTDPRGGDAMDRVINAMTKAAPAV
- a CDS encoding demethylmenaquinone methyltransferase, which translates into the protein MSRTPQGQRAGLDKQPHEIATMFDGVAARYDLTNTVLSFGQDRFWRRATRAALELRPGQRVLDVGAGTGVSTEELAHSGAYAVGADLSLGMLAAGRQVRPRVPLLAGDALRLPFADATFDAVTISFALRNVTDPDAALRELARVTRPGGRLVVCEFSSPTNAAFRTAYLSYLMRSLPAVARAVSSNPDAYVYLAESIRAWPDQPALAARIGAAGWRRVAWRNLTGGVTALHRATRD
- a CDS encoding LPXTG cell wall anchor domain-containing protein → MTLRNLPALARAGAVTLLTAGLVAVGAPAYAADQADLALVPVSTQLARGVTEAKAKPFVFTVDNTRGTVDARDVTVSVDARKVDRKKVGFVVPEGCQRQRVAVWSCVLGDLAAGTSENFVIPLFSKTTRGDAGTLSVTVGSETADPERDDNSVDVDLTVTRPGYDLVTWAQDVYADVEVDGAADETGLMPVRPGQTAPLDWAVYNGGSRRATGVFYGVTLPVGVSFAELPATCVRQDLDGAAQAFCEDRAVVLKPGQYYTDTIRVKVAEDVTEPVLRVGNIFAYGLSQAAAGQPLEQPRAADATQRRTFTEVDPGDNSAVFDVFVDLSAGPGPSPTPTGEPTVSPGPSSSPSPGTGGDGGDGGDGGVGGGDGDDGGLPVTGVQAGLIGGIGGAVLLAGGVMFLVSRRRRVLLVTPDDERPTA